The sequence CTCATCAATCAGAATTATTCCATCTAATGCTGGCAGCCAGTTTCGCTTCAGCCAGTTCAGATACATTGTCCAGCGAACTAGGTAATGTTTATGGAAAAAGGTTTTACAATATTATCAGTTTCAAACCAGATAGTCGGGGGCTAGATGGCGTTGTAAGCCTGGAAGGAACTTTGCTAGGAATGTTGGGAAGTTGCATCATTGCAGGTATTTATGGATTTGGATTTGGTTGGACCTGGAATCTGGTATGGATTGTGCTAGCAGGAACGGTTGGAAACCTCTCAGATTCAATATTAGGTGGAACGATGGAACGAAAACAGTACTTATCTAATGATGCTGTCAACTTTCTCAATACACTTATTGGCGCATTAACCGCTATGTTAATCTATTCTATTGTTTCTCAATGATCCATATTAAAAGTAAAGTATCTATCGTCTGTATAAAATACTACTTGGTTTCA comes from Xanthocytophaga agilis and encodes:
- a CDS encoding DUF92 domain-containing protein, whose product is MQLSTQIQYILVLLILLTGMILSIKAQKLTTPAAITGGLLGFLVFLGAGFPGLIMMASFFVMGTLATSWGSAYKASMGLAEENKGRRKASQVIANAGVGGILGLLSWLFTHQSELFHLMLAASFASASSDTLSSELGNVYGKRFYNIISFKPDSRGLDGVVSLEGTLLGMLGSCIIAGIYGFGFGWTWNLVWIVLAGTVGNLSDSILGGTMERKQYLSNDAVNFLNTLIGALTAMLIYSIVSQ